A portion of the Terriglobia bacterium genome contains these proteins:
- a CDS encoding CapA family protein — protein MHRSTGRQNLQCQSGKKGTRGKTVLVASDWAPIRAFAAIIQRDPESVYGDMLPVLRAADLRVVNCECALTASRKPVWKSGSVFKGMPEHAKGLTAVPFEVACLANNHVFDYGISGFRESLDTLRRHGITTVGAGLTEEEACGPLTLVFDKAKISIINISEGEDLTASRGGPGVCGWDLPRTMSLIRQLKKNGSCVIVIGHCGLEYIPYPPPYVAAAFRAMAAAGADCVIGHHPHVPQGIEWYQGRPIAYSLGNFVFYQHTDLYYRRVGFCITLRVSGGAVSAIELHPYHITERGLRRLSAYEDEKFRRKISQISRPLESPAGTEKAWQAYLAYYGMSGFAEEVHGILKKMKSEPQKGAAMFRNRITTLQHHELWRDLLTRFVAGKARPYSREAYRVVEEWFSRV, from the coding sequence ATTATCCAGCGCGATCCCGAATCGGTTTATGGGGACATGCTGCCCGTACTGCGCGCGGCGGATCTTCGAGTTGTGAATTGCGAATGTGCGCTGACTGCATCCCGGAAGCCGGTCTGGAAAAGCGGATCGGTCTTCAAGGGAATGCCGGAGCATGCAAAGGGACTGACGGCGGTTCCCTTCGAGGTAGCCTGCCTGGCCAACAATCATGTCTTCGATTACGGGATCTCGGGATTCCGGGAGAGCCTCGATACCCTGCGACGGCATGGCATCACAACCGTCGGCGCGGGCCTGACGGAGGAAGAGGCGTGCGGACCTCTTACACTCGTATTCGACAAGGCAAAGATCAGCATCATCAACATAAGCGAGGGGGAGGACTTGACCGCCTCCCGCGGGGGACCGGGAGTTTGTGGATGGGATCTGCCCAGGACCATGTCCCTGATCCGGCAACTCAAGAAAAACGGCAGCTGCGTTATCGTGATCGGGCACTGCGGCCTGGAGTATATACCTTATCCTCCGCCTTATGTCGCGGCGGCTTTCCGGGCGATGGCGGCAGCCGGCGCCGATTGCGTGATCGGCCACCACCCGCATGTGCCGCAGGGGATCGAATGGTATCAAGGACGGCCGATTGCCTACAGTCTCGGCAATTTTGTGTTTTACCAGCACACAGATCTGTACTATCGAAGGGTGGGATTCTGCATCACTCTCAGGGTTTCCGGCGGTGCCGTTTCGGCAATTGAGCTTCATCCATATCACATCACCGAAAGAGGCTTGCGCAGACTCAGCGCCTACGAAGATGAGAAGTTCCGTCGAAAAATCTCCCAGATTTCCCGGCCTCTGGAATCTCCTGCGGGAACCGAGAAAGCCTGGCAGGCCTATCTTGCTTATTACGGGATGTCCGGATTCGCTGAAGAAGTCCACGGCATCCTGAAAAAGATGAAATCGGAGCCGCAAAAAGGCGCCGCGATGTTCCGCAACCGGATCACGACGCTGCAGCATCACGAACTGTGGCGTGATCTCCTGACGCGTTTCGTTGCCGGAAAAGCGCGTCCTTATTCCAGGGAAGCTTACCGCGTGGTCGAGGAGTGGTTTTCGAGAGTGTGA
- a CDS encoding ATP-grasp domain-containing protein: MRVLLVTGPGGDAQGWGDVAVTQCVAEASEASGHPAHIAYVETEAGFFKALDQGGFDIIWSALYHISPNEKFIGKNESGVWVADVLDSRGIPYIGSNSRAMKDMIDKFQTHTILARNAVPVPGHHLVHSGDDLLMISYPAFVKPICESRSVGISDESVVYSAEELRRRVAYIEAEFDEAALVEDYLPGDEYTVLVLGNGKSRECLPGLVTVEQKHYAKHRILRSDLRGVGLTRISFESRRAEEARDIADRAAEAMNCLDHVRIDIKADAAGKLRIIEVNGIPGLKPHKSWAPQIYTLYHGSPEGEMEDYRRLIQAVIEAGGKRYGLKS; the protein is encoded by the coding sequence ATGAGAGTTCTCCTCGTGACCGGCCCCGGCGGTGATGCCCAGGGATGGGGTGATGTGGCCGTGACCCAATGTGTCGCTGAGGCGTCGGAGGCTTCAGGACATCCGGCACACATCGCTTATGTGGAAACCGAGGCCGGCTTCTTCAAAGCTCTCGATCAGGGCGGCTTCGACATCATCTGGAGCGCCCTGTACCACATTTCTCCCAACGAAAAATTCATCGGCAAAAACGAGAGCGGCGTGTGGGTGGCGGATGTCCTGGACAGCAGGGGCATACCGTATATCGGCTCCAACAGCCGGGCCATGAAGGACATGATCGACAAATTCCAAACCCACACCATCCTGGCCCGCAATGCGGTGCCGGTTCCAGGCCACCACCTCGTGCACAGCGGAGATGATCTCTTGATGATCTCATATCCCGCATTCGTAAAACCGATTTGCGAATCCCGTTCCGTGGGCATTTCAGACGAGAGCGTGGTCTACTCCGCCGAGGAGCTCAGGCGCCGGGTGGCTTATATCGAGGCTGAATTTGACGAAGCGGCACTGGTGGAGGATTATCTGCCCGGCGACGAATATACTGTGTTGGTGCTCGGCAACGGCAAGAGTCGCGAATGCCTGCCGGGCCTGGTCACCGTAGAGCAGAAGCATTACGCGAAACACAGGATTCTGCGCAGCGATTTGCGTGGTGTCGGACTCACCCGAATCAGCTTCGAAAGCCGGCGCGCCGAAGAAGCCAGGGACATCGCCGACCGGGCGGCCGAGGCCATGAACTGCCTCGACCATGTGCGGATCGACATCAAGGCCGATGCTGCCGGAAAACTGAGGATCATTGAAGTCAACGGCATTCCCGGCCTCAAGCCCCACAAAAGCTGGGCGCCCCAGATATACACGCTGTACCACGGGTCACCGGAAGGGGAGATGGAGGATTACCGCAGGCTGATCCAGGCGGTCATCGAAGCCGGCGGCAAGCGGTATGGGCTCAAATCCTGA
- a CDS encoding aspartate/glutamate racemase family protein, whose protein sequence is MVVADSRIQKDKTLHLIITDSGLGGLSICSEIERNLRQSNPGRDVLLTYFNAWPEQQGYNDLPDMQSRADVFNRALTRMAEFEPDHILIACNTLSILYSRTEYSRRSAAVPVLGIIEAGVDLFCEALSADPSSSIVMLGTRTTIQSHVHQDRLVQKGIRRERISAVACHGLAAAIETDPDSPDVAGLIEKCLTEACSADLSGTRLYAGLCCTHYTYVKDLMRSSLERHFGRRVQILDPNQRMADDVAPRTEKPHPEPVHSMIRVRVISKVELDEKKRRAVAKRLEPVSEATAQALLSYNRDPGLF, encoded by the coding sequence ATGGTCGTTGCGGATTCACGAATCCAAAAAGATAAAACCCTGCACCTGATCATTACCGATTCGGGGCTGGGCGGCCTGTCCATCTGCTCTGAGATCGAGAGGAATCTGAGGCAATCGAATCCGGGCCGGGATGTGCTCCTCACCTATTTCAACGCCTGGCCAGAGCAGCAGGGCTACAATGACCTGCCGGATATGCAGTCCCGCGCTGATGTTTTCAACCGGGCATTGACTCGCATGGCCGAGTTTGAGCCGGATCATATTCTCATCGCCTGCAACACGCTTTCCATTCTATACAGCCGGACCGAATACAGCCGCCGGAGCGCCGCCGTCCCCGTGTTGGGCATTATCGAGGCGGGCGTCGATCTGTTTTGCGAAGCCCTGAGCGCGGATCCTTCGAGTTCCATCGTGATGCTCGGAACGCGGACGACCATCCAGTCGCATGTGCATCAGGACAGACTGGTGCAAAAAGGAATTCGGCGTGAGCGGATTTCCGCCGTTGCCTGCCATGGGCTCGCTGCGGCCATCGAGACGGATCCCGACAGCCCCGATGTTGCCGGCCTGATAGAAAAATGCCTTACGGAGGCCTGTAGTGCAGATCTATCCGGCACACGGCTTTATGCGGGGCTCTGCTGCACTCATTACACCTATGTCAAGGACTTGATGCGATCGTCGCTCGAACGGCACTTCGGCCGCAGGGTTCAGATCCTGGACCCCAACCAGCGCATGGCAGACGACGTAGCCCCCCGGACTGAGAAGCCTCACCCGGAACCGGTGCACAGCATGATCAGAGTGAGAGTGATTTCAAAGGTGGAGTTGGATGAAAAAAAACGGCGCGCGGTGGCGAAACGGCTCGAACCCGTTTCCGAGGCCACGGCGCAGGCGCTCCTGTCATACAATCGCGATCCCGGCCTGTTTTGA